Within Leishmania infantum JPCM5 genome chromosome 35, the genomic segment agcagctccgcgccgtcggcgtcctcgtcgtctgcgccgtccagcagcagctccgcgccgtcggcgtcgtcgtcgtctgcgccgtccagcagcagctccgcgccgtcggcgtcctcgtcgtctgcgccgtccagcagcagctccgcgccgtcagcgtcgtcgtcgtctgcgccgtccagcagcagctccgcgccgtcagcgtcgtcgtcgtctgcgccgtccagcagcagctccgcgccgtcagcgtcgtcgtcgtctgcgccgtccagcagcagctcctcgccgtcggcgtcctcgtcgtctgcgccgtccagcagcagctccgcgccgtcagcgtcgtcgtcgtctgcgccgtccagcagcagctccgcgccgtcggcgtcgtcgtcgtctgcgccgtccagcagcagctccgcgccgtcggcgtcctcgtcgtctgcgccgtccagcagcagctccgcgccgtcggcgtcgtcgtcgtctgcgccgtccagcagcagctccgcgccgtcagcgtcgtcgtcgtctgcgccgtccagcagcagctccacgccgtcggcgtcctcgtcgtctgcaccgtccagcagcagctccgcgccgtcggcgtcctcgtcgtctgcgccgtccagcagcagctccgcgccgtcggcgtcctcgtcgtctgcgccgtccagcagcagctccgcgccgtcggcgtcgtcgtcgtctgcgccgtccagcagcagctccgcgccgtcggcgtcctcgtcgtctgcgccgtccagcagcagctccacgccgtcggcgtcctcgtcgtctgcaccgtccagcagcagctccgcgccgtcagcgtcgtcgtcgtctgcgccgtccagcagcagctccacgccgtcggcgtcctcgtcgtctgcaccgtccagcagcagctccgcgccgtcagcgtcgtcgtcgtctgcgccgtccagcagcagctccgcgccgtcggcgtcctcgtcgtctgcgccgtccagcagcagctccgcgccgtcggcgtcctcgtcgtctgcaccgtccagcagcagctccgcgccgtcggcgtcctcgtcgtctgcaccgtccagcagcagctcctcgccgtcggcgtcgtcgtcgtctgcaccgtccagcagcagctccgcgccgtcggcgtcctcgtcgtctgcgccgtccagcagcagctccgcgccgtcggcgtcctcgtcgtctgcgccgtccagcagcagctccgcgccgtcggcgtcctcgtcgtctgcaccgtccagcagcagctcctcgccgtcggcgtcgtcgtcgtctgcgccgtccagcagcagctccgcgccgtcggcgtcctcgtcgtctgcgccgtccagcagcagctctgcaccGTCGACATCTTCGACGACGACTACCGTCGAACCCTCTCGGGACCCAGTTCTGCCGTCGTCCTCTTCATCGTCGTCGTTAGTGGACAGCTATTTTTTTGATAAGCTCTATGTGTTGTGCCCGAATGCTGATGAAGCAGGCGTTGATATTATTTCCATGCATAAGAACGACATCTGCTGCAATGAGTGGGACGGCAGTGAGCACAGCACATCCTGTGGTGATGATATCAAGAACTATTCGAATGCTATTGTGACTTGTAGCGGTGCTCTCGGTAGCCGAGGTTACTTCTCATGCTGCACTCGGGTCGGACTGGATGGTGTCGGAAAGTTCCTTGGCACGCGCTGCCAGGATGCTTCTGTGGATGGCGTAAAAGGGCCATTAGCACGTGCGACATTGTGGAATCTccgcacgagcagcggcggtctCTTGGTGACGCTTGCAACCGCGATTGCGATTGCTGTGATGTAGACTTGAGGCATGCAGGCATTGTATTTTGGTTGTTTGGCAGTTCGCACGGAGGATGCCTGAGCGCACTTGTTCTGTCAACGTAGCTTTCGCATCTGTTATTTTTTTTATCGGCGCACAGCGAAGGCAGCTTAAGCGGCGTAGTGGCAGTACTCTCTCGTTCGTGCGCTGCTATAAAGTGCTTTTATGCCGACAGTACGGGGTAGCGGGGTCCTCATGACGGTGTCCCAGACTGTTCCCTCGTGCTCCTGTGAATGACGGTCCAGTTGTTCGGAGTTTTTCGCTGTCTCTTTGGTTGCTGATTTGTCTGTCCTTTTTTGctgtcgtttttttttatgtgtTTGGTGCCATGTAGTGCGACCCCGCTACATCAGGCCTGCTGGCATCTCAAGAGCCGGGCTCTTTCTTgacgctctctcgctcgtaCGCATGCTCGTTGTGACTGTCGTCTTTCTTGTCATTGACACATTTTCTTTGCTTCTCCTTGTTTAcctgttttctttcttcaTTCCGCGCTTCGGGTCTCGGAGGGACTTTGGCAGTGCGCATACGTGAATTATTTGATATTCACTTATGGGTCGGGAGAACGCCCGCGCTTCCCTGTCGATGCCCGCTCTACAATTCGCCACGGTAATCGCCCCGTCATTTCATCCGAGGTTTCTGCTATTTTTGTTTCACATGGTTTCCTGTATGTTTGGTTTTTGTTCTGCTTGGGTGTTCGCACATGTCTCAACGGACAGGATTGCGTTGATGGTGATGCTTGCGACTTGACGGTGCTTATGATGTGTTTCGTCGATCAAGGCGCAGCTCTTGGGTGCATGCGCCACATTGGTTTGCTTCGTTAGACTGAGTAAAGGGTGAAAACTAGTGAGCTCGTTTGGGTGGTGCGCTGAGTGGCGTGGAAAGAGACAAGCGTGcttgtttgcgtgtgcgtgtcttgcGTTGTGAGCAGAAGTTAGAGCCCCTCTGATACATGTCTTTGTGTTTTGGTTGCCAtacttctctctccgctcgTCATCCACTCCCCCTCATCTCTATCTCGCTCGAACTCACTGCTCTTGCCATTGCAGCCTCGATTTACTCGGGACATGTACCGCGACCTCAAACCGCTGCCCCACCGCAAAAAGTCGCCCAAACGTCGTCAACTTCCTTATCTGGTCGTCGGTGCGTGTGATGTTCGCTTGTTTGTGTGAGTACTGTCCACTGGCGCATTTTTCCTGCTGATTTCAAagtcgtttttttttgtcctgCGGGCCTTTTCGTAGCGCCCAGGCCTCGTCTCACGTCTCCTGGTCCGAATACTATCTTAGACTCCGTCCCTCGTCTCTCGAAGCACTTCCCGATCGGCTTCTGCTCTTGAAGTCATGCACTTGCGAGCCTGCTGTATGAGGGGGGCTGAAGTGTCGCCTCTGCTCATCTCTTCCTgccgccccaccccaccccccatTTCCTGCCTTCCTCCcaccgcgcgtgcgctgtaCTTCCCCGTGTCGCTAACGGTCGAGCTAGAAGAGCCtagagaaaacaaaaacaggtggagagagaaagcggagGCAGGCGCCGTTTTTGGGGGAGGAGTGGAGAGGGGTAGCGAGTGGTTCGGCTCCAAGTGAAGATTCTGTTGCCTGGTAATCGCCTCGTTGCTCTCGTTACGTGTTCTGGACAGACGTTTAAGTTTATCCCTGTTGGCTTGCTGTCAATCACACGCctgcagacgcacacaacaGAGGCGTAATTGCCTGCTCGCTTTataaaacgaaaaaaaaaacgctagcacacgcacgctttATTTCAAGCTGTAAAATGAAAACTAGAAACAGAAAGAACAGCGTGATCAGCTTCTCTTTTCGAAAAAGGCGTTGTTGTCTTCTTTTTGCTGTGCGACCCTATCGttttgtctgtgtgtgtgtctctccctcgctcgctcgtTATGTGTATGTTGTGCTTTTCCTCTGTGATTCACACGGAGAGGCACGAGGGAATGCCTCATtaaaggaggaggcggagcacaGAAACGAACTGAAAAGTCGAGGAAAGAAGTCACTCGCTTCTTTCTTTGCCCCTAATTCAGCCCTCCAtgccttcccctctctccctcccatacacacacgcacacacacacgcatccctctttctccgtGTAGACAATTTCTTCATATTATTGTGTCCGTGAAATGCACGTGTATGTAGagcatgttttttttttgttttgcttcgTTCTGTTGGTTGCTTCTCCGTTGGCGTCTTAATGGTTCTTCGGCATGTTGTACTTGTATGTGTCTGCTCGTGGCTCTTTTGGTTTGACACGTCGTTTTTTCCGtgttgccccctcccctaatttcttccctttcctcctgAGGAAAGGGTACCGCTACTCCGACTCATACCCTTTCGCGCGTTGCGCCATGAAGAGGGCCTGCAGTACGCCTCCACAGTACTTCGTGCGTAGCTTCAGACGGACAGATGTGAGGCAATGCAGGTGCGCAGATTGcttgcccccttcccctttcttTCGTTTCTGCGTCAGACGACACACACTGCTGCGATAGAGGGGgcgagagggaaaagggaaagaatACAGTCAACGCACTAGAGTGGTTCCTAAAGGCATATGTCCGTCGTAAACCCTCGAAAACAACACGCAGCCATCACCACCCACCACCCCTTCATTGAACACACTTGCGCGGGCACTCACTTCCGCACACGATGGCACCTTGCACCTTTCATCTTCCTCTTTCATCCCGGTGTCTCTCACTCACCTGAGATGCTTATACGTCTGTCTTTATTGTTTGCCTCATTTTCCTCGTTTATCGCCTTTCAAGCATGCTCTCGATACTTGTTGTGCGgtagaaggagagagggagggataGCGGCGTGTGGCGTCGTGTGCACACGGGTGCCGTTTACGAGCAAAGCCGATAATCAGAGGCCCCCAAAGGAAACGAGCCACGCCGTTAAAAGGAATTTCGCTGcacgtctgccgccgcgtgctgcaAGAATGAGAGGAGGAATGAAATGAGGCTAAAAAGACGCACAAGAAACTTCGacaagagaggagagcaagagGAGTCAAATGGTTTGCTGTTCTTCGTGCTCGCGTGAACGGCAGTGAAG encodes:
- a CDS encoding proteophosphoglycan ppg1, which encodes QLRAVGVLVVCVVQQQLRAVGVLVVCAVQQQLRAVGVLVVCAVQQQLRAVGVLVVCAVQQQLRAVGVFVVCAVQQQLRAVSVLVVCAVQQQLRAVSVLVVCAVQQQLRAVGVFVVCAVQQQLRAVGVLVVCVVQQQLRAVSVLIVCAVQQQLRAVSVLVVCAVQQQLRAVSVLVVCAVQQQLRAVGVLVVCAVQQQLRAVGVFVVCAVQQQLRAVGVLVVCAVQQQLRAVGVLVVCAVQQQLRAVGVVVVCAVQQQLRAVGVLVVCAVQQQLRAVGVLVVCAVQQQLRAVGVLVVCAVQQQLRAVSVLVVCAVQQQLRAVGVVVVCAVQQQLRAVGVVVVCAVQQQLRAVGVLVVCAVQQQLRAVGVLVVCAVQQQLRAVSVVVVCAVQQQLRAVGVVVVCAVQQQLRAVGVVVVCAVQQQLRAVGVLVVCAVQQQLRAVGVVVVCAVQQQLRAVGVLVVCAVQQQLRAVSVVVVCAVQQQLRAVSVVVVCAVQQQLRAVSVVVVCAVQQQLLAVGVLVVCAVQQQLRAVSVVVVCAVQQQLRAVGVVVVCAVQQQLRAVGVLVVCAVQQQLRAVGVVVVCAVQQQLRAVSVVVVCAVQQQLHAVGVLVVCTVQQQLRAVGVLVVCAVQQQLRAVGVLVVCAVQQQLRAVGVVVVCAVQQQLRAVGVLVVCAVQQQLHAVGVLVVCTVQQQLRAVSVVVVCAVQQQLHAVGVLVVCTVQQQLRAVSVVVVCAVQQQLRAVGVLVVCAVQQQLRAVGVLVVCTVQQQLRAVGVLVVCTVQQQLLAVGVVVVCTVQQQLRAVGVLVVCAVQQQLRAVGVLVVCAVQQQLRAVGVLVVCTVQQQLLAVGVVVVCAVQQQLRAVGVLVVCAVQQQLCTVDIFDDDYRRTLSGPSSAVVLFIVVVSGQLFF